A section of the Verrucomicrobium sp. GAS474 genome encodes:
- a CDS encoding anti-sigma regulatory factor → MPAIKTATHPLRTEVDIVQARHLVRKWAAELAFSLVDQTKIVTAASELARNTIVYGKGGEMRITSLENGARKGLELVFADQGPGIADMKLALQDGYTTGSGLGLGLSGAKRLSNEFDIVSKVGEGTTVMIRRWK, encoded by the coding sequence GTGCCGGCGATTAAGACCGCCACGCATCCGCTGCGGACCGAGGTCGATATCGTCCAGGCCCGCCATCTGGTGCGGAAATGGGCGGCCGAACTCGCCTTCAGCCTCGTCGACCAGACGAAGATCGTGACGGCGGCCAGCGAGCTGGCGCGGAACACCATCGTCTACGGCAAGGGCGGGGAGATGCGCATCACTTCCCTCGAGAACGGGGCGCGCAAGGGGCTCGAGCTGGTCTTCGCCGACCAGGGCCCGGGCATCGCCGACATGAAGCTGGCGCTCCAGGACGGCTACACGACGGGCTCCGGCCTCGGCCTCGGATTGAGCGGGGCCAAGCGGCTCTCCAACGAATTCGACATCGTCTCCAAGGTGGGCGAGGGGACGACGGTGATGATCCGGCGTTGGAAATAG
- a CDS encoding ATP-binding protein — protein MNTSLSIPVTESSQVGEARRRAHGLAQQAGLGEAALGTLGIIVTELGTNLYKHAARGEIVIRRLGSASAEDADGGGIEVLSVDRGPGMGEVARCMADGFSTTGTTGNGLGSIRRLSSVFDLHSCAQGTVIVSQLWGKGRPDAPRRRLEVGAVCLPCAGETASGDAWTSTNAGALQTLLVADGLGHGVYAAEAADQAVALFEESQAEGSQSGESPSPQFLLRRLHGGLRSTRGAAVLILQADLRVGKINCCGIGNVSASVVIGSASRSVVSLNGTVGHVASRFQEFFYEWDKAGLLVMHTDGLQTKWKLDSYPGLQMRHPSVVAGVLYRDFTRGRDDVTVLVAREI, from the coding sequence ATGAACACGTCCCTCTCCATCCCCGTCACGGAATCGAGCCAGGTCGGGGAGGCGCGGCGGCGCGCCCACGGCCTGGCCCAGCAGGCGGGCCTCGGCGAGGCGGCCCTGGGCACCCTCGGCATCATCGTCACCGAGCTGGGGACGAACCTGTACAAGCATGCCGCCCGGGGGGAGATCGTCATCCGCCGGCTCGGCTCCGCCTCCGCCGAGGATGCGGACGGCGGCGGGATCGAGGTCCTCTCCGTCGACCGGGGGCCGGGCATGGGGGAGGTCGCCCGCTGCATGGCCGACGGGTTCTCGACCACCGGGACGACCGGGAACGGGCTCGGCTCGATCCGGCGGCTCTCCTCGGTCTTCGACCTCCATTCCTGCGCCCAGGGGACGGTGATCGTCTCGCAATTGTGGGGCAAGGGCCGCCCGGACGCGCCCCGGCGCCGCCTGGAGGTCGGGGCCGTCTGCCTCCCGTGCGCCGGGGAGACCGCCTCCGGGGACGCCTGGACCTCGACCAACGCCGGGGCCCTGCAGACGCTCCTCGTCGCCGACGGCCTCGGGCACGGGGTCTATGCCGCCGAGGCGGCCGACCAGGCCGTCGCCCTCTTCGAGGAAAGCCAGGCCGAGGGGAGCCAGAGCGGCGAATCGCCTTCCCCGCAGTTCCTTCTCCGGCGCCTCCACGGGGGGCTCCGCTCCACCCGGGGCGCCGCCGTCCTGATCCTTCAGGCCGACCTCCGCGTCGGCAAGATCAACTGCTGCGGCATCGGCAACGTCTCGGCCAGCGTCGTCATCGGCTCGGCGAGCCGGAGCGTCGTCTCCCTGAACGGCACCGTCGGCCACGTCGCCTCCCGCTTCCAGGAATTTTTCTACGAGTGGGACAAGGCCGGCCTGCTGGTCATGCACACCGACGGCCTCCAGACGAAATGGAAGCTCGACAGCTATCCCGGCCTCCAGATGCGCCATCCGAGCGTCGTCGCCGGGGTCCTCTATCGCGATTTTACGCGGGGCCGGGATGATGTTACCGTCCTGGTCGCCAGGGAAATCTAG
- a CDS encoding ATP-binding protein: MKIPLLTVQIHYERDVVLSRQRARQLAGLLGFEHQDRVRIATTISELARNVFQYAKRGKIEFACDTGTGAMEVVISDQGPGIANLKEILRGEYVSETGMGVGLAGAKRLMDEFHIETAVGKGTTITISKSPGRGVPLTPKRVEEIVSELATNKTEDPFQEIQRQNQELLATMEELQKQQSELNQLNRELEDTNRGVMALYAELDEKADYLRRASEIKSRFLSNMTHEFRTPLNSILGLSRMLLDRTDGELTFDQEKQVFFIRRAASDLSELVNDLLDLSKVEAGKIVIRPSEFEIKDMFGALRGMLRPLLAHNSSISLVFDEAEGFPPLFTDESKVSQILRNFISNAIKFTEKGEVRISAALRPDNTIHLSVRDTGIGIANGDLLTIFEEFTQIEGPHQKKFKGTGLGLSLSKKLAEVLGGSVSVESELGVGSTFSVTLPLQYGGEVDAAYLSGFQRQLDPHRTPVLVVDDNPETLFIYESYLKNTPFQAIPVRSIRAAREALEAVRPIAIFLDVLLGHESSWAFLAELKRDKRTREIPVCVVTVVENEAKARQEGADAFHLKPIDREWLLSQLHSRVRPQRLLLIDDDEVSRYLFRSLLSATPFQMIEAVGGREGIETALEERPDVIFLDLDMPGMNGFETRRKLQEDSRTRHIPIVFYTANLQADDKLEEFEGVVGILSKDLSSREVAQAKLMTLMGEIKARIEAKVGAASSSSAEPSLP, translated from the coding sequence GTGAAGATCCCGCTTCTCACCGTCCAGATCCATTACGAACGGGACGTCGTCCTCTCCCGCCAGCGCGCCCGGCAGCTCGCGGGCCTGCTCGGCTTCGAGCACCAGGACCGGGTCCGCATCGCCACGACCATCTCCGAGCTGGCCCGCAACGTCTTCCAGTACGCGAAGCGTGGGAAGATCGAGTTCGCCTGCGACACCGGGACCGGCGCGATGGAGGTCGTCATCTCCGACCAGGGGCCGGGGATCGCCAACCTGAAGGAGATCCTGCGGGGGGAATATGTCTCCGAGACCGGCATGGGCGTCGGCCTCGCCGGAGCCAAGCGGCTGATGGACGAGTTCCACATCGAGACCGCCGTCGGCAAGGGGACGACGATCACCATCTCGAAGTCCCCCGGCCGGGGGGTCCCCCTGACGCCGAAGAGGGTCGAGGAGATCGTCTCCGAGCTGGCGACGAACAAGACCGAGGACCCCTTCCAGGAAATCCAGCGGCAGAACCAGGAGCTCCTCGCGACGATGGAGGAACTGCAGAAGCAGCAGTCCGAACTGAACCAGCTCAACCGCGAACTCGAGGACACGAACCGCGGCGTCATGGCGCTCTACGCCGAGCTCGACGAGAAGGCCGATTACCTGCGCCGGGCCTCGGAGATCAAGTCCCGCTTCCTCTCGAACATGACCCACGAGTTCCGGACTCCCCTGAACTCGATCCTCGGCCTTTCCCGGATGCTCCTCGACCGGACCGACGGCGAGCTGACCTTCGACCAGGAAAAGCAGGTCTTCTTCATCCGCCGCGCCGCCTCCGACCTCTCCGAGCTCGTCAACGACCTCCTCGACCTCTCCAAGGTCGAGGCGGGGAAGATCGTCATCCGCCCCTCCGAGTTCGAGATCAAGGACATGTTCGGCGCCCTGCGCGGCATGCTCCGGCCCCTGCTGGCGCACAACTCGTCGATCAGCCTCGTCTTCGACGAGGCCGAGGGCTTCCCGCCCCTCTTCACCGACGAGAGCAAGGTCTCCCAGATCCTCCGCAACTTCATCTCCAACGCGATCAAGTTCACCGAAAAGGGGGAAGTCCGCATCAGCGCCGCCCTCCGGCCCGACAACACGATCCACCTTTCCGTCCGGGACACCGGCATCGGCATCGCGAACGGCGACCTCCTCACGATCTTCGAGGAGTTCACCCAGATCGAAGGCCCCCACCAGAAGAAGTTCAAGGGAACCGGCCTCGGCCTCTCCCTCTCGAAGAAGCTGGCCGAGGTCCTCGGCGGCTCCGTCAGCGTGGAGAGCGAGCTCGGCGTCGGCTCGACCTTCTCCGTCACCCTTCCCCTCCAATACGGCGGGGAGGTCGATGCGGCCTACCTTTCCGGGTTCCAGCGCCAGCTCGACCCGCACCGGACCCCCGTCCTCGTCGTCGACGACAATCCCGAGACCCTCTTCATCTACGAGAGCTACCTCAAGAACACCCCCTTCCAGGCGATCCCCGTCCGCTCGATCCGGGCGGCGCGCGAGGCGCTGGAGGCGGTCCGCCCGATCGCGATCTTCCTCGACGTCCTCCTCGGCCACGAGAGCTCGTGGGCCTTCCTCGCCGAATTGAAGCGGGACAAGCGGACACGGGAGATCCCGGTCTGCGTCGTCACCGTCGTCGAGAACGAGGCCAAGGCGCGGCAGGAGGGGGCCGATGCCTTCCACCTGAAGCCGATCGACCGGGAGTGGCTCCTCTCCCAGCTCCATTCCCGCGTCCGGCCCCAGCGCCTCCTTCTGATCGACGACGACGAGGTCTCCCGCTACCTCTTCCGGAGCCTCCTCTCGGCCACCCCGTTCCAGATGATCGAGGCCGTGGGCGGCCGCGAGGGGATCGAGACGGCGCTGGAGGAGCGGCCCGACGTCATCTTCCTCGACCTCGACATGCCGGGGATGAACGGCTTCGAGACCCGGCGGAAACTCCAGGAGGATTCCCGCACCCGGCACATCCCGATCGTCTTCTACACGGCCAACCTCCAGGCCGACGACAAGCTCGAGGAGTTCGAGGGCGTCGTCGGCATCCTCTCGAAGGATCTCTCGTCCCGCGAGGTCGCCCAGGCGAAACTCATGACGCTGATGGGCGAGATCAAGGCCAGGATCGAAGCGAAGGTCGGCGCCGCCTCCTCATCCTCCGCCGAACCCTCCCTTCCATGA
- a CDS encoding ATP-binding protein produces the protein MSFPGNPILIIDDNEENRYAFSRYLKGSGFQVWTAQTGEEGRALAQRRPSLIMLDIQLPDITGYELCRALKADPATASIPILHTSATFTESGDRTYGLEGGADGYLIQPIDSHELVATVRSLLRIRTAELAAKALAAQWQTTFDAISDGVCILDADDEVEKYNASFAALFSGLGALLRPGTSFDLLVGKLATEPPTLDWPARWPEEILIRNRWHRLTVNAVLDDEEERIGSVCVFSDIHSIREAEIKLQNANQDLEARVAERTASLREAIHQMEQFSYTVSHDLRAPLRAMQGYSSALLEDYAGELNEEARHHLEKIASNAARLDKMIIDVLTFTRISRESPILTEVSLLRTVQDVLEHYPGLKPPQAHVEVVVDAGHLVQANESGLVQALSNLLGNAAKFVAPGVTPRIRVHSERHGEMIRLSIDDNGIGIAPPYQVRLFGMFERVLPKAHYEGTGVGLAITRKVIERMGGKVGMESDGEHGSRFWIELAAGIENRKGEKNGGGA, from the coding sequence ATGAGCTTCCCCGGCAATCCCATCCTCATCATCGACGACAACGAGGAGAACCGTTACGCCTTCAGCCGTTACCTGAAGGGCAGCGGCTTCCAGGTCTGGACCGCCCAGACCGGCGAGGAGGGGCGCGCCCTGGCGCAGCGGCGTCCGTCGCTCATCATGCTCGACATCCAGCTCCCCGACATCACGGGATACGAGCTCTGCCGGGCCCTGAAGGCCGACCCCGCCACCGCCTCGATCCCGATCCTCCACACCTCGGCGACCTTCACCGAGAGCGGCGACCGCACCTACGGCCTGGAGGGTGGGGCCGACGGCTACCTGATCCAGCCGATCGATTCCCACGAGCTCGTCGCCACCGTCCGTTCCCTCCTCCGCATCCGCACGGCCGAGCTCGCTGCGAAGGCGCTGGCCGCCCAGTGGCAGACGACCTTCGACGCGATCAGCGACGGCGTCTGCATCCTCGACGCCGACGACGAGGTGGAGAAATACAACGCCTCCTTCGCCGCCCTCTTCTCGGGCCTCGGCGCGCTCCTCCGGCCGGGAACCTCGTTCGACCTCCTCGTCGGCAAGCTGGCGACGGAGCCGCCCACGCTCGACTGGCCCGCTCGGTGGCCCGAGGAAATCCTCATCCGGAACCGGTGGCACCGGCTGACCGTCAACGCCGTCCTCGACGACGAGGAGGAGCGGATCGGAAGCGTCTGCGTCTTCTCCGACATCCATTCGATCCGGGAGGCCGAGATCAAGCTCCAGAACGCGAACCAGGACCTCGAGGCCCGCGTGGCGGAGCGGACCGCCTCCCTCCGCGAGGCGATCCACCAGATGGAGCAGTTTTCCTACACCGTCTCCCACGATCTCCGCGCCCCTCTCCGCGCGATGCAGGGGTACAGCAGCGCCCTGCTGGAGGATTATGCCGGGGAGCTGAACGAGGAGGCCCGGCATCATCTCGAAAAGATCGCGAGCAACGCCGCCCGCCTCGACAAGATGATCATCGACGTCCTGACCTTCACCCGGATCTCGCGCGAATCGCCGATCCTGACCGAGGTCTCCCTCCTGCGGACGGTGCAGGACGTCCTCGAGCACTATCCCGGACTGAAGCCGCCGCAGGCCCACGTCGAGGTCGTGGTCGACGCCGGGCACCTCGTACAGGCCAACGAATCGGGGCTGGTCCAGGCCCTCTCCAACCTGCTGGGCAACGCCGCGAAGTTCGTCGCGCCCGGCGTGACGCCCCGCATCCGGGTCCATTCCGAGCGGCACGGCGAGATGATCCGGCTCTCGATCGACGACAACGGCATCGGCATCGCCCCCCCCTACCAGGTGCGGCTCTTCGGGATGTTCGAGCGGGTCCTCCCGAAAGCCCATTACGAGGGGACCGGCGTCGGCCTCGCCATCACCCGCAAGGTCATCGAGCGGATGGGAGGGAAAGTCGGCATGGAATCGGACGGCGAGCACGGCAGCCGGTTCTGGATCGAGCTGGCCGCGGGGATCGAAAACCGGAAAGGGGAAAAGAACGGGGGAGGCGCATGA
- a CDS encoding response regulator, which produces MSEAPSASHANAKTVLLVEDNEDDIFLMRRLFKKEAIEVPLQVVTDGKQALEYLSGTGPYRDRSRHPLPGFLFLDLKFPYLQGFEILAWIRDQPHLNGIPVAILTSSVEDRDRGRAAEFGVSYLVKPPTPEMVAEALRFLA; this is translated from the coding sequence ATGAGCGAGGCTCCTTCCGCTTCCCACGCGAACGCCAAAACGGTTCTCCTCGTGGAGGACAACGAGGACGATATCTTCCTCATGCGGCGTCTTTTCAAGAAGGAGGCCATCGAGGTGCCCCTTCAGGTCGTCACCGACGGGAAGCAGGCATTGGAGTATCTCTCCGGCACCGGCCCCTATCGCGACCGCAGCCGCCATCCGCTGCCCGGATTCCTGTTCCTCGACTTGAAATTTCCCTACCTGCAGGGCTTCGAGATCCTCGCCTGGATCCGGGACCAGCCCCATCTGAACGGGATTCCCGTCGCGATCCTCACCTCCTCGGTCGAGGATCGGGATCGGGGAAGGGCCGCCGAGTTCGGCGTCTCCTACCTGGTCAAGCCGCCGACGCCCGAAATGGTCGCTGAGGCGCTCCGCTTCCTCGCCTAG
- the dps gene encoding DNA starvation/stationary phase protection protein Dps: MTQLITSHVNLKESVRRKVVNLINQSLADTLDLQLQIKQAHWNVRGHDFIAVHELLDKIEEDVENGADLLAERIAQLGGTAEGTIQHIQAKTRLAEYPVGIHDSTRHLKALTNALATFANAARKAIDETDELGDKDAADIFTEVSRAADKNLWFIEAHLYKKSE, from the coding sequence ATGACTCAACTCATCACCTCCCACGTCAATCTCAAGGAAAGCGTCCGTCGAAAGGTCGTCAACCTGATCAACCAGTCCCTGGCCGACACCCTCGACCTCCAGCTCCAGATCAAGCAGGCCCATTGGAACGTCCGCGGCCATGACTTCATCGCCGTCCACGAGCTCCTCGACAAGATCGAGGAAGACGTCGAGAACGGCGCCGACCTCCTCGCCGAACGGATCGCGCAGCTCGGCGGCACCGCCGAGGGGACGATCCAGCACATCCAGGCGAAGACCCGCCTCGCCGAGTATCCCGTGGGCATCCACGACTCGACCCGCCACCTCAAGGCCCTGACGAACGCCCTGGCCACCTTCGCGAACGCCGCCCGCAAGGCGATCGACGAAACGGACGAGCTGGGCGACAAGGACGCCGCCGACATCTTCACCGAGGTCTCCCGCGCCGCCGACAAGAACCTCTGGTTCATCGAGGCGCATCTTTACAAAAAGAGCGAGTAA
- a CDS encoding D-glycerate dehydrogenase translates to MKKHVLAFGTEFTPDQLATLRGSFEVTWIAKPDEEKEAFAAALLRAHGIIGGRRVMERIPLDPATTPRLEALATLSVGHDRFDFATLKTRGIVLTNTSTAAAESTADLGFALLMAAARRIAELDAWVRRGEWKKSVGEAHFGTSLHGKRLGLVGFGQIGQAIGRRGRHGFGMEILYHSRRPNQAAARPLDAAWVPLDTLLAEADFLCVALALTPETRHFLGRREFSLVRPGAILVNISRGETLDEAALIDALRENRLRAAALDVYETEPLPADSPLMTMANVVLSPHMGTSTHETRRAMADEGIVELTAALSGRRPSRLVNAEVWEARKT, encoded by the coding sequence ATGAAAAAACATGTCCTGGCCTTCGGCACCGAATTCACCCCCGACCAGCTCGCCACGCTGCGCGGTTCCTTCGAGGTCACCTGGATCGCGAAGCCCGACGAGGAAAAGGAGGCCTTCGCCGCCGCCCTCCTCCGGGCCCACGGGATCATCGGCGGACGGCGCGTCATGGAGCGGATCCCGCTCGATCCCGCCACCACGCCCCGCCTCGAGGCCCTCGCCACCCTCTCCGTCGGCCACGACCGTTTCGATTTCGCCACCCTCAAGACCCGGGGCATCGTCCTCACGAACACCTCGACCGCCGCCGCGGAGAGCACCGCCGACCTCGGCTTCGCCCTCCTCATGGCCGCGGCCCGGCGCATCGCCGAGCTCGACGCCTGGGTCCGGCGCGGGGAATGGAAGAAGAGCGTCGGGGAAGCCCACTTCGGCACCAGCCTCCACGGGAAGCGCCTCGGGCTCGTCGGCTTCGGGCAGATCGGGCAGGCCATCGGGCGACGTGGCCGCCACGGTTTCGGCATGGAGATCCTCTACCACAGCCGCCGCCCGAACCAGGCGGCGGCCCGCCCCCTCGACGCCGCGTGGGTCCCCCTCGACACCCTCCTCGCCGAGGCCGATTTCCTCTGCGTCGCCCTCGCCCTCACCCCGGAGACGCGCCATTTCCTGGGCCGCCGGGAATTCTCCCTCGTCCGGCCCGGGGCGATCCTCGTGAACATCTCGCGCGGCGAGACCCTCGACGAAGCGGCGCTCATCGACGCCCTGCGGGAAAATCGCCTGCGGGCGGCCGCCCTCGACGTCTACGAGACCGAACCGCTCCCTGCCGACTCCCCGCTCATGACGATGGCGAACGTCGTCCTCTCCCCCCACATGGGAACCTCGACCCATGAGACGCGGCGGGCGATGGCCGACGAAGGCATCGTCGAGCTCACCGCCGCCCTCTCCGGACGCCGCCCCTCGCGTCTCGTCAACGCCGAGGTGTGGGAAGCGCGCAAGACCTGA
- a CDS encoding deoxyribodipyrimidine photo-lyase, producing the protein MPSPALVWFRADLRLADNPALQAALARGGPVIPVYIDARGEEEAWAPGGASRWWLHHSLQALGDSLRERGSRLVIREGASLGTLQALLKETGAEALFWNRRYEPALIARDTRIKETLRKAGHAVETFNAALLHEPWTIANQSGKPFQVFTPFWKHALGKADPAAPLPAPDRLPAPKAWPESIPLAALELEPTIPWHHGLAAAWHPGEAGAAERVESFLLAASENYAGDRDRPDLPGTSRLSPHLHFGEIGPRQIWHAYRRHAARIAPASPLWRGSRYLTEIGWREFSHHLLYHFPHTAEEPLREPFAAFPWVKDKARLRAWQKGLTGYPVVDAGMRELWATGWMHNRVRMIAASFLVKDLLISWREGAAWFWETLVDADLAQNTLGWQWSAGCGADASPYFRIFNPVTQGEKFDPLGRYVRRWCPELAGLPGAWLHRPWEAPGDLLARAGIVLGRDYPKPIVDHAVARKNALAALSSIRTLET; encoded by the coding sequence ATGCCCTCCCCCGCCCTCGTCTGGTTTCGCGCCGACCTCCGCCTCGCCGACAATCCCGCCCTCCAGGCCGCGCTGGCCCGGGGCGGCCCGGTCATTCCCGTCTACATCGATGCGCGCGGCGAGGAGGAGGCGTGGGCGCCCGGCGGAGCCTCGCGCTGGTGGCTCCATCATTCATTGCAGGCGCTCGGCGACTCGCTCCGCGAGCGGGGCAGCCGCCTCGTGATCCGCGAGGGGGCGAGCCTCGGGACGCTCCAGGCCCTCCTGAAGGAGACCGGGGCCGAGGCCCTTTTCTGGAACCGCCGTTACGAGCCCGCGCTCATCGCCCGCGATACGCGGATCAAGGAGACGCTCCGCAAGGCGGGCCACGCCGTCGAGACCTTCAACGCCGCCCTCCTCCACGAGCCGTGGACCATCGCCAACCAAAGCGGGAAGCCGTTCCAGGTCTTCACTCCGTTCTGGAAGCACGCCCTCGGCAAGGCCGATCCCGCCGCCCCCCTCCCCGCGCCCGACCGTCTCCCCGCGCCGAAGGCGTGGCCGGAATCGATTCCCCTGGCCGCGCTGGAACTTGAGCCGACGATCCCCTGGCACCACGGCCTCGCCGCCGCCTGGCATCCGGGCGAGGCCGGGGCGGCCGAGCGGGTCGAGAGCTTCCTCCTCGCCGCCTCGGAAAACTATGCGGGGGACCGCGACCGGCCCGATCTCCCAGGGACCTCGCGCCTCTCCCCCCATCTCCACTTCGGCGAGATCGGCCCGCGCCAGATCTGGCACGCCTACCGCCGCCACGCCGCCCGCATCGCCCCCGCCTCCCCGCTCTGGCGCGGCTCCCGCTACCTCACCGAGATCGGCTGGCGGGAGTTCTCCCACCACCTCCTCTACCACTTCCCCCACACCGCCGAGGAGCCGCTCCGGGAACCCTTCGCCGCCTTCCCCTGGGTGAAAGACAAAGCCCGCCTCCGCGCCTGGCAGAAGGGCCTCACCGGTTACCCCGTCGTCGACGCCGGGATGCGGGAACTCTGGGCGACCGGGTGGATGCACAACCGGGTGCGGATGATCGCCGCCTCGTTCCTCGTGAAGGATCTCCTCATTTCGTGGCGGGAGGGGGCCGCATGGTTCTGGGAGACGCTAGTCGATGCCGATCTCGCCCAGAACACCCTCGGCTGGCAGTGGAGCGCCGGGTGCGGGGCCGACGCCTCGCCCTACTTCCGCATCTTCAACCCGGTCACGCAGGGCGAGAAATTCGATCCCCTGGGGCGCTACGTCCGCCGGTGGTGTCCTGAGCTGGCGGGGCTGCCCGGCGCATGGCTTCATCGCCCCTGGGAGGCCCCGGGCGATCTCCTCGCCCGCGCCGGGATCGTCCTCGGGCGAGACTATCCGAAGCCGATCGTCGACCACGCCGTCGCGCGGAAGAACGCCCTCGCCGCCCTCAGTTCCATCCGCACCCTCGAAACCTGA
- a CDS encoding alpha/beta hydrolase, translating into MISRLHLPALLLLAVAAVLPVPASAGLFGAPASHGPSSSHYAPVTLELEAYPYPYPVRFLPVKAEGQDLTLRMAYMDIAPQPGVRSNGQTVLLLHGKNFAGYSPYWDNLVEALTRAGYRVVAPDQIGWGKSSKPDMPYRFSWLAQNTVALLDSLGIAGPVVVLGHSTGGMLAAHFAILYPERVAKLILEDPIGLEDYSLKVPAQSDEALYQAELKNNDPEKITAFFNHYFAFPRPELVAKMTEVPIGAAIGPDNMRWAKASARAYQMIYTQPVRAQYPKIAAPTLLVVGDRDRTAPLSNFAAPEVRKTMGQFVEMAQAAVREIPRARLVVIPDCGHIPHLEHPELFQQELFGFLRE; encoded by the coding sequence ATGATTTCCCGCCTCCACCTTCCCGCTCTCCTCCTCCTGGCCGTGGCGGCCGTCCTCCCCGTCCCGGCCTCGGCGGGATTGTTCGGCGCCCCGGCCTCCCACGGTCCCTCCAGTTCCCATTACGCCCCGGTGACCCTCGAGCTGGAGGCCTATCCCTACCCCTATCCGGTCCGCTTCCTCCCGGTGAAGGCCGAGGGGCAGGACCTGACGTTGCGGATGGCCTACATGGACATCGCGCCGCAGCCCGGCGTCCGCTCCAACGGCCAGACGGTCCTCCTCCTTCACGGGAAGAACTTCGCGGGATACAGCCCCTACTGGGACAACCTGGTCGAGGCGCTGACCCGCGCCGGGTACCGCGTCGTCGCCCCGGACCAGATCGGCTGGGGCAAGTCGTCGAAGCCCGACATGCCTTACCGTTTCTCCTGGCTCGCTCAGAACACCGTCGCGCTGCTCGACAGCCTCGGCATCGCCGGTCCCGTCGTCGTCCTCGGGCATTCGACGGGCGGGATGCTGGCGGCCCACTTCGCGATCCTCTACCCGGAGCGGGTCGCGAAGCTGATCCTGGAAGACCCCATCGGCCTCGAGGATTACAGCCTGAAGGTCCCCGCCCAATCGGACGAGGCCCTCTACCAGGCCGAACTGAAGAACAACGATCCCGAGAAGATCACCGCCTTCTTCAACCACTACTTCGCCTTTCCCCGGCCCGAGCTCGTCGCGAAGATGACCGAGGTCCCCATCGGCGCGGCGATCGGGCCCGACAACATGCGCTGGGCGAAGGCCTCCGCCCGCGCCTACCAGATGATCTACACCCAGCCCGTCCGCGCCCAATACCCGAAGATCGCCGCGCCGACCCTCCTCGTCGTCGGCGACCGGGACCGCACCGCGCCGCTGAGCAACTTCGCCGCGCCCGAGGTGCGGAAGACGATGGGCCAATTCGTCGAGATGGCCCAGGCGGCCGTCCGGGAGATCCCCCGTGCGCGCCTCGTCGTCATCCCCGATTGCGGCCACATCCCCCACCTGGAACACCCCGAACTCTTCCAGCAGGAACTCTTCGGCTTCCTGCGGGAGTAA
- a CDS encoding NAD-dependent epimerase/dehydratase, which produces MSKILVTGGAGYIGSVLVPQLLQRGHSVTVLDTFIFRQHTLADACAYETFQVVRGDARDEKLLRKLTADVDYVIPLAALVGAPMCARDEVGATTINQGAVELLCRILRPEQRMIYPNTNSGYGVATGDKFCTEETPLSPISLYGITKTKAEEAVLARGNSLTFRLATVFGMSPRMRVDLLVNDFVYRALNDRAALIFEGHFKRNYIHVRDVAGAFIHAIDNFEAMQGKPYNVGLEDANLSKLELCAKIKEHLPQFTYVEAAIGEDPDKRDYIVSNQRILATGFTPQWSLDRGIVELIKGYQIIKNTIYSNV; this is translated from the coding sequence ATGAGTAAAATCCTGGTGACCGGCGGCGCCGGTTATATTGGCTCGGTCCTGGTTCCCCAACTCCTGCAGCGGGGCCACAGCGTCACCGTCCTCGACACCTTCATCTTCCGCCAGCACACCCTGGCCGATGCCTGCGCCTACGAGACCTTCCAGGTCGTCCGCGGCGACGCCCGGGACGAGAAACTCCTCCGCAAGCTCACGGCCGACGTCGATTACGTCATCCCGCTCGCGGCCCTCGTCGGCGCCCCCATGTGCGCCCGGGACGAGGTCGGCGCGACGACGATCAACCAGGGCGCCGTCGAGCTCCTCTGCCGCATCCTCCGGCCCGAGCAGCGGATGATCTACCCGAACACGAACAGCGGCTACGGCGTCGCCACCGGCGACAAGTTCTGCACCGAGGAAACCCCCCTCTCCCCCATCTCCCTCTACGGCATCACGAAGACCAAGGCCGAGGAGGCCGTGCTGGCGCGGGGCAATTCCCTCACCTTCCGCCTCGCGACCGTCTTCGGGATGTCCCCCCGCATGCGCGTCGACCTCCTGGTGAACGACTTCGTCTACCGCGCGCTCAACGACCGGGCGGCGCTCATCTTCGAGGGCCACTTCAAGCGGAACTACATCCACGTCCGCGACGTCGCCGGGGCCTTCATCCACGCCATCGACAACTTCGAGGCGATGCAGGGCAAGCCCTACAACGTCGGCCTCGAGGACGCGAACCTCTCGAAGCTCGAGCTCTGCGCGAAGATCAAGGAGCATCTCCCCCAGTTCACCTACGTCGAGGCCGCCATCGGCGAGGACCCCGACAAGCGGGACTACATCGTCTCCAACCAGCGCATCCTCGCCACCGGCTTCACCCCCCAGTGGAGCCTCGACCGCGGCATCGTCGAGCTGATCAAGGGCTATCAGATCATCAAGAACACGATCTACAGCAACGTCTAG